A single region of the Nicotiana sylvestris chromosome 6, ASM39365v2, whole genome shotgun sequence genome encodes:
- the LOC104225828 gene encoding uncharacterized protein produces the protein MEIHNDMGYRVYVELKKENKEFGMYPLCVTTIEKELVSGGSLNQGNIVQIDEAIQRYDSDTDDTLALDFVNPGEAIGVFELDKDLIISKTNQREVMAGQVYKDKDTLKEVMENYIISQRFQFRVDRSNAVSYALLCISKDCEWRFKASSINKSELFKVREFIDNYTCPLKDKVYEQQQASSSLIGGMIRHKLTNHKRKYTPKDIIDDVKSNLGVNVSYMLAWRAKEKGFDHCRPIVVVDGSYLKSYYTGTFVSASTLDGAGHILPLAYGVIDSENNASWTWFFEQFKIAYGDRKNMCIVSDRNESIIKSVSRVYPDVPHFACIWHLWNNVDIRVKEYLELGRYKKWARLYAPVNRGWTITSNIAESIYATLVSARELPIYDFLEEVRKMFGCWNCSNRKEATQTYTTLGKKKYQEMLTLNKAMSTRMTSKFLMPEEYCSNYYKPNTVVMTYDMPVYPLPDRNDWNIPAHVAEEVVLPTKLKRPPGRPKKKRDKLLSEFCSRKINIHVAYVGREDITSERVEMLHVAFS, from the exons ATGGAAATACACAATGATATGGGTTACAGAGTGTATGTAGAGTTGAAAAAAGAGAACAAAGAATTTGGGATGTATCCTTTGTGCGTAACAACTATTGAAAAAGAACTTGTATCCGGAggtagtttaaatcaaggcaataTTGTGCAAATCGACGAAGCAATTCAAAGGTACGATTCCGATACAGATGATACACTAGCTCTAGATTTTGTCAATCCAGGAGAAGCAATTGGGGTGTTCGAACTGGACAAGGATTTGATAATTTCAAAAACTAATCAAAGGGAGGTTATGGCTGGACAAGTGTATAAGGATAAGGATACATTAAAAGAGGTGATGGAGAATTATATTATATCTCAAAGGTTTCAATTCCGGGTTGATAGGTCTAATGCTGTCAG CTATGCATTATTATGTATTTCAAAAGATTGTGAATGGAGGTTTAAGGCTTCAAGCATTAACAAATCAGAACTATTCAAAGTGAGAGAGTTCATTGATAACTATACATGTCCGCTGAAGGACAAGGTGTATGAGCAGCAGCAGGCAAGTAGCAGCCTTATTGGTGGTATGATTAGGCATAAGCTTACTAATCATAAGAGGAAATACACCCCAAAggatattattgatgatgtgaaatCAAATTTAGGTGTAAATGTTAGCTACATGTTGGCGTGGAGGgctaaagaaaag GGGTTTGATCATTGTAGACCCATTGTTGTTGTGGATGGGAGTTACTTAAAATCTTACTACACCGGGACATTCGTTTCGGCAAGCACGTTGGATGGTGCAG GTCATATATTGCCACTAGCATATGGTGTTATTGATTCAGAGAACAATGCTTCTTGGAcgtggttctttgagcaattcaagatagCATACGGTGACAGGAAAAACATGTGCATTGTTTCAGATAGAAATGAGAGTATCATTAAATCTGTATCGAGAGTGTATCCAGATGTACCACATTTTGCTTGTATATGGCATCTATGGAACAAC GTAGATATTAGGGTGAAAGAATACTTAGAGTTAGGTAGATACAAAAAGTGGGCTAGGTTGTATGCCCCTGTTAACAGGGGATGGACAATAACGTCAAATATTGCTGAGTCAATCTATGCCACACTAGTGTCAGCAAGGGAATTACCAATATACGACTTCCTCGAAGAAGTTAGGAAGATGTTTGGATGTTGGAATTGTAGTAACCGAAAAGAAGCTACACAGACATACACAACGCTTGGAAAAAAAAAATACCAGGAGATGCTGACTTTGAATAAGGCAATGTCTACACGCATGACT AGCAAGTTTCTAATGCCAGAAGAATATTGCTCTAACTATTACAAACCAAATACTGTTGTAATGACATACGATATGCCTGTGTACCCGCTACCGGACAGAAATGACTGGAACATACCAGCACATGTTGCAGAGGAGGTTGTACTACCAACCAAATTGAAAAGACCTCCTGGAAGGCCAAAGAAGAAGCGCGATAAACTTTTAAGTGAGTTCTGCAGCCGAAAAATCAACATTCATGTAGCATATGTGGGCAGGGAGGACATAACAAGCGAACGTGTAGAAATGCTCCACGTAGCATTTAGTTAA